The genomic segment CACTGCAGTGGTCTCCAAGTTACGCGACGCGTGTGCTTGTGGacgagcacagcagcaccacgcaTCGGTCTGTATTGCCCTTCCCTATTCTGCTGGCGGACGTGAACGAAGACTGcgcagcggagctgctgctcgcggTGCGCGacacgcagaggcagcggtgcgaaGTGCGCATGTTCAGTCAGAGCGGAATGACAGCACCGGCCGCAACGTCGCCTTCTTCAGTATTTGTCTCAtcattgctgctgcagcagctaGCCGAGGATGCCGGAGAGCGCTACGGCGAGACCTTTACGTTTGCCGACATGAGTGGCGACGGCctgccggagctgctgctctctgttCAGCTTGCCAACAGTACCGCATGCTGCTCCGCAGCAGATACGACGGATGTCACGGAGACTTGCACTCCGTACCATGCTATCCGCGTCTTCTACCCAATCCGCGCTTtgggtgttggtggtggacCGTCATGCGGGCCGCCTGAATCGAGCGACGAGCGACACCTCGCGTACACGGTCACCCAGAGGGAGCTGTTTGTGTTGAAAGGAGGAGTGGTGTGGAGTGGCACAGTGGAGTAAATGCAACCAGCCAACCGTAAGCGAGAGGCTTCCCCTGTACATGCCGAGTTACCCATCAGCACCGCTAGTGCTCCAACCAGGCAACTACAACTGCGATCGTAGATCTAGTCATCCCCAGCTCCTTCAGGTCTCTTGTGCTGACCTCGCGCACTGCCAGCGGCGCTCGGGCGATGGTGTGCACACCCCTTGACGCGAGTGTTGGAAGTTCAGCAGTGGAGCAGGCCATAACGACCGCCCAAAACccaccagcgcctctgcGGCCTCCCGAGAAGCCTACCGCGCAGCCACACCGTTGTTTGCCGCGCTGACCCAGCCTGGACGGCTGGAGGTGATTCTGACGCACCATAGGTGGTACTCGAGCGCCGACACGGCGAGAACAGCTGCGATGACGGCCGCTGATATTGACCACAGCGTGATGCAGGTCTACCAAAACGAGGCGGTGTCGAGTCGATCCTACTTTCCCTCGGCGTCGGCTatcgcggcggctgcgcatgGTGCCGCATTCGTCGGAACAACGCATCACATGAGATGGCAAGACATTCACATGCATTCGCACTGGGCCCCTGTGGCACAGATCGACAGAACACAAAGCCCCGCGTTGCTCCCCTCGCAAATGCTGGTCGGTCTTGACGAGACCTTCTCCTACGTGCATGCGTACACCATCGGACTTCGGGTGACACGGTGCACCAGCTGCACGGTGAATGTAATGCAGGCAAACAGGTTGAGTGCGACGGAGCTTATGCAATCGATGCAGCGCAAGGAGTGACCGTCGTGCCTCGTCCCGAATGCGGCGATGTTAGCGCAGCTGACACCAATCCACAGGCCGCAGGAGTGGAGCTTGGCGATGTATTTTCCCACATCGACGTATCGTGTACTGTTGGTGATGGCATTGGCTGTTGCTCTGGTTGTGATTGGTCTACCAGTTGTGTGGCTGCGCTGTGAAGAGATACAGAGCGACTACAGAGAGTCGCGCACTCCGTTAGGACACTGTGAGAGACGCGGGTGgggtgtggtggcggcgagggTGTACAGACCGTATTAGGCAGGGCGCCAGTGCCTTGTTGCAGCGGGGCACTTTTcattcctctttctccttcgctgcgTGTGGCTGGCCCGTATATCGCTTTTCccatctctcctcttttccctttactTGGACACCGTCTGTGTGAACGTATTCGAGCCCTGCTGTATTGCCGCTATTTTTTCAGAGTACATgtcaccccctccccgcacacacgcacacacgcacgcaggtaCGCACGCACTTGCCAATCCTCAAGAGgtgcttctttctccctcgtgGTGTTGGTGTTACTTTTAGCACTTTTCAGTTGTCGCCGGCAAGCTGCTCCGCGGTTGACATCAGCTTTATCACCCCAGAGGCGCGAAGTAGTCACGGACGCTCCGCTTCCTGTTCTACTCAgtgctctccctttcctttcctggTTGTgcctgtttttctttgcacCTCAGGCGCTGTACGTGCCACGGCGGTATCCGCTCCGtctccctcctgctgctcgtccttcggctcctcctcctcctcctcctccacgatTGTCTTCTCTGCCCGCTGTCCTCTGCCACCCTACTCCTTGGCACATTTTATTCATTCTCACCCACTCTCTCCCACGTACGTGCGCCCACACTCTACCTATCTTGCGCATCACCAGCCTACATCACTGATTAACCCAGTACACAGTATGGGCCATCTTGACCAGTGGCGTTCCCGCCAGAAGATCGGGATGGGCAAGggcgcccgctgctgcgtcattTGCTCCAACCAGAAGGCTCTCATCCGCAAGTACGAGCTGAACGTGTGCCGTCAGTGCTTCCGTGAGAACGCTGAGCACATCGGCTTCACCAAGCTGCGCTAAGCGACAAACGGCGCCAATGGAGAGCAGTAAGACGTAAGTGAAGGTGAgggaacgagagagagagagggctgaTCGAG from the Leishmania panamensis strain MHOM/PA/94/PSC-1 chromosome 28 sequence genome contains:
- a CDS encoding 40S ribosomal protein S29, putative (TriTrypDB/GeneDB-style sysID: LpmP.28.2610), coding for MGHLDQWRSRQKIGMGKGARCCVICSNQKALIRKYELNVCRQCFRENAEHIGFTKLR